Within Methanobrevibacter sp., the genomic segment CTTGATAATATCGCGGAAGCTTTCCAAGATGTAAACTTTGAACAAATTTCTACTACAGAGCTTGTTAAAAGTTTAATCAAAGTATCTCCTAAGGCATTACTTAAATTAGGTAAATTATTATAGGTGATTTATTAATGATTTTGGTAACTGGTGGAGCCGGTTATATTGGTTCTCACACTAATAAGGCTTTGAATAAATCAGGTTATGATACTGTTGTATTGGATAATCTTGTAAATGGCTATGAAGAATTTGTTAAGTGGGGAGAATTTGTCAACAATAGCATTGGTAGTTCTGACATTCGTGAAATATTTGAACAATATGATATTGACGCTGTAATGCACTTTGCTGGCTTTACTTCAGTTGCAGAATCTATTCAACAACCACAAATGTATTTAAAAAATAATTATAAAAATACCTTAAATCTTTTGCAGTTAATGAGGGAATTTGATGTGGACAAACTAATTTTTTCATCAACTGCAGCTGTATATGGGAATCCAACAAAGGTTCCAATTACAGAAAATCAGGATTTAAAACCAATCAATCCTTATGGCCATTCTAAATTCATTACTGAAAAGGCTCTTGAAAGAGAGGCTGAAAAGGGTGATTTTAATTATGTTTCATTAAGATATTTCAATGCTGCAGGATGTGATTTCGATTGTGAAATTGGTGAACTTCACAATCCTGAAACCCATCTTATCCCTTTGATATTGGATGCGGCTAGTGGAATTAGGGATAATATTTCTATTTATGGGGACGATTACGATACTCCTGATGGAACATGCATTAGAGATTATATTCATGTAAACGACTTGGCTGACGCTCACATTAAAGCATATGAATATTTGAAGGAAGGAAACGATTCGGATGTATTTAATTTAGGAAATGGTCAAGGATATTCAGTTAAAGAAGTCATCGACACTTCTAAAAAGGTCACTGGAAAGGACTTTTCTGTTAATATAGGTAATCGTAGAGAAGGTGACCCTGAAATATTGGTTGCAGATTCTTCTAAAATTAAAGATAAACTGGGATGGAAACCTAAACACGATTTGGAGACAATTATTGATTCTGCTTGGAATTGGCATAAAAAAATCAATGGAATTTAGATAATATGAATATTGATAATTCTTCTGTAAGTAAGGTGGATGTTAGATTGATTGTTTCAGGTCCTGAAATGGCTGAACTCGTATCAAAATCCATTAACAATATTGACTTGGAAACGGATTATAATATTATTGTATCATCAATTATCCCAACCACCGATTTGGAAATAGCTAAAAAAGTAGCGGATGGTGCAGATATCATATTGATTGGTGGTTCTGGCCATGATGAGACTTACAATATTCTTTCTAATGAATTGAAAGACGATTATAATCATATAGGATTATTCAATTATAACAATATTATCGATGATCATAATAATTTCGATTATGGTTCTGCAAAAACCGAGATTCTAAATGCCATTATAAAAGCAGGTCTTACTTATTCTTTAAATATAGTTAATATTCACACGTTAGAAAACAAATTATTAAACTTAACTAGAAAATACAATAACTTATTGGATGATTATAATCAGCTAATCGAAGAAAATAAGGTTATTAATCAGAGCAATATTGATTTGGAAGAGGAAATATCTAATCTTGAAGATACTATTTCCAATTTAAAATCTAATTTCTCAACTTTCAAAGCACGTTTTGAAGATATTCATAAAAAAGATATCTTGGAAGTATTCAATCTAGAAAAACTTTGGCTAGAAATTTTTAAAGAAAAAATATCAAACGAAGATAAGGTAGTTTTAGCTACAAATAAATTTAAACCAGAGGATATTATTATTGGTCAGGGTTATATTGGTGCTAGAGATAAGCAATCTGCAATTGAATGGCTTAAAATCGTTAATACTAGTTTAATGCTTTTAGATAATGATTATGGTTCATTAAAAGATGAATTAGATGATATGAATCGTGAAGAAAATGTAGATTCTGAAAACAGTTCTGATTTCAACATTTCTGACAATATAACAAATTTTTTTGATTAATAATTATTTATAGTAGAATGAAGATAATAATTAATATCTATATAATTTGAAGGAAGTTTATACATGCATGGGGAATTGCAAGATAAATGTGGAGTAGTGGGAATACATTGTGAAGATACTTCAAAGGATGTTTCTCATTTTGTTTATTTTTGTTTATATGCGCTTCAGCATAGAGGTCAAGAGTCTGCAGGAATAGCTACTTATAATCCGGATTCTGGATTAAACTATTACTGCGGTATGGGATTAATTACTGACGTTTTTAGAGATTATGAAATCAATAATCTTGTTGGTAATATGGGTATTGGTCATGTAAGATATTCTACTACAGGCCAGTCAAAACTTGAAAATTCACAACCTTTTGTTACAGATTTCGATGACGGATTTATAGCAATGGCTCATAATGGGGATATTGTAAACTCCGCAAGTTTAAGAGATGAATTGATAGAGGAAGGTTATGAATTTAAATCAAACACTGATTCTGAGGTTATATGTTATA encodes:
- the galE gene encoding UDP-glucose 4-epimerase GalE — its product is MILVTGGAGYIGSHTNKALNKSGYDTVVLDNLVNGYEEFVKWGEFVNNSIGSSDIREIFEQYDIDAVMHFAGFTSVAESIQQPQMYLKNNYKNTLNLLQLMREFDVDKLIFSSTAAVYGNPTKVPITENQDLKPINPYGHSKFITEKALEREAEKGDFNYVSLRYFNAAGCDFDCEIGELHNPETHLIPLILDAASGIRDNISIYGDDYDTPDGTCIRDYIHVNDLADAHIKAYEYLKEGNDSDVFNLGNGQGYSVKEVIDTSKKVTGKDFSVNIGNRREGDPEILVADSSKIKDKLGWKPKHDLETIIDSAWNWHKKINGI